ATGTAAATGGTTATGCAGCCAAATGTGATAATGCCAGCATAAATTAAGTTTTGAGTAGACAGTACATCTTTTTTGTTCAGAAAATTATCTCAtgttcccttcttttttttcttctttttctttttctgattGGTTAAGTTATCTCATGTTTTTTGGATAAGCAAAGAGGAAAAATAGTGTTGCTACTCCATTAATGAAGCCTGCACCCTTCTCATCAGGTTAAGTTGGCAATGAGAGATTGTGTTTGTGCACAAGTTTGCCTGTTGGTAAATAGTGTAAAATTACAATAACAACATACCGGTGTAATCCACAAATGGAGTCGGAGGAGGGTAGAGTATACGCAGATCTTGGGAGGTAGAGAAGTTGTTTCCGATTAGACCCTGGGCTCAAGAAAAAAGATATCAAAGAagatcaaaaaagaaataatggaaGTAAAGGAATCTAAGGCAAAATACTATAGCAAGTATGATGAAGcattctgcaaaaaaaaaaaacagaaaacacAAAATATTGCAATAACTGAAGTACAAGAGTCAAAATAGTAGCAAAAATTGAACGATAAGAAACTAAATGAGAAATACTACAACTACCAGTGTGGAAGGGCACGCAAAACAATGATCTATTATCCTACTAACCTTCTACTCTAATACGTGTCCTTCATAACCTCCTAGCCAGAGTaaaattgaagagaaaaaaGGGCCCTTTTTTTTCGCATGGGGCAAAATAAGTACAGCAAACAAGTCACTGCTACATTATTCTACATGACTGTTGAAACAATTTTATTTCCAAACCAAATCCCCCATGAATTTTAATCCAGCGACGCCCCTTATCTCCACATCAACCAATGGTGCTTGGATTATCTTTAAACTTGCTAACTCGGGATCTTTGGTGATAGTTTCAAGAGCACGCATCTGATCCTGAAACATTTTAAACAACAAAGACATCAGCAAAACTATCCAAGTGAAGATCAGGTAAGTCAGAGATACTTCACAGGATAATTCAGTTTTCATCACTGTTTGGATAAAAAGGTTGATTAAGTTGAAAATTTGAAGGTTTTGAATATGCACTAAAGCAAGTGAATAAGATTAGAATATCAATGTCCAAGAAAAGACAACAGCTGTCCAAGGCCACCCCAGTACTAGGCATTTGATCAATTTGTCCTATTTCTAGTGATACCCTTTGTGAAGGTTTCCAAAATGCCGACTAGTGCATGTTGGATACTCCAAAAGTAGAGCAACATAGCTCTTATATCACTAATTTTACACTCACTATCTAGTACTCCctccgtctcattttatgtggcaccatttgacttgacacgatgtttaagaaaaaaagaaagacttcTGGAACTTATGATCAAATAATTCTTAGAGATTTGTGTGGTAGAAGCATCATTGCCACTTCTTTCAGCAACAACAATATGACTTCTTCGCTGTTGTATTTGCTTCGCATACTAGTTTTTTAGCCGAGGGTCTATCAGAAACAGCAtctctaccttcacaaggtaGAAGTAAAGTTGCGTATACACTACCCTCCCCAGTCCCACTTATGAGATTACACACGATATGTCGTTGTTTGTTGTAGTTGAATCTCTAATCTGCCATCCGAGTAAGTCTTTTATTGCATACAGAAGCTCTCAGAGTTCAGCATGCATTTGTCCATGAGTACCTTTCCTATTGTAGAGTTTATAAGAAGTGTAGTGGTGGAATTCAatggatataatttttttgaaatagtgGAATTCAATGGATATAATGTGACACCATAAAGAAAACTTGGCGCATGTGACATACCACAATACGACAAGTTATGAAACAGCTAACATTTCCATAAAGCTGAACATTTCATGGTGGAAGTTTATGTTCTGTACATACCTACCTTCTTGCATAACTATTCCAAATAAGGTATCGAGAGAGCCTTCTTAAAATTAGTTTTCAAGAAATACATTGACATGCGTAAATATTGAGCATATCAATGGCTTGACATGCAAACAATTCCAATAGATATTTATTCCCCATTTGAAATTCAGATACCTGGCTCTGAATTAAGATACTCACTAGGTATTCTTTCATCTAGCTTAGGTTTCTTtctacttcattatttttttaaaaaaagttgctTAGCAGTATAAATGCGAAGGATTTAGCTTAAAGAGAGAATAATTtagaatattttcaagaaacaggatgatttagaataattttCGCTAGGCTGAATTTGAAGAGTTAACTCTTACCTTTCTTCTCATCACACAAAACTTGCATTCTGATGTAGACGGAGGTAGGACTTGGTTAACGATGAGCTTTCTTACTGAAACACTTTCCTTCTTCAATGATGCACAGAGTCGTGAAGACTCATTGATCGCCATCACCTGTACAGAATGTATTTGTCACAAAGAGCTCACTCAACAAGTACTTGCAAGCATAGCAAAGAATAGCTACAAGCTAAACATTTTGGTCATTTAATATTTGCTCAGTTGAGCATAAGTAGCATAGTGAGAAAAGAAATCCTAATAATAGTATTTGCAACAAAAATAGTCAGTGTAATGCCACAAGTGGGGTTTGGGAAGGGGTGGTGGGTACGCAACCTTAACTCTACCTTTGTGAAGGTAGAGAGGGTGTTTCGATGGACCCTCGGCTCAACCATTTTTCCAGAGTCATGGTAACAATgctattcttattttttgtgttcCTCACATGCATTTCCTACTTCtatcaatatttttcaaaccTAATGGACATATTGTGTAGAAGCCTCTATTTGATGAATACAATGTATTGGATATTGAAGCTTGCTGACCTAAGTATAAAAGCTCAACTATATGGAGCATGAACTACAGGAATGGAAAAGACAAAGTAGAGGATGCTATTTATCATTGGAAGTAATTCTAAATAAGTGGCAAGCTAGTTTTGTTTCAAGCTTATGCTCCAGCATTGTTAACTTATAGTAATAGGACGACAGAATTTGGGCATTACAGTGGGGATTGTCACAATGATAAACTCTGTAGTTTCTGAATCACGGAACAGATCTCGAACTTTTGCCATCCTCTCCCTTAATTGCTCTAGCTTGTCACTCTGCAGAGGAAGGACATAATAATTGTCAATTCAAAGCAAAAGTACAGCAAGATAACTAGTATTGTAACTTCAATGCTTACAGCATCATCTCGTTGTGGCTCCCCTTTGTTGAACATGGATTTTAAAGCTGAAGTAGCTGatgctattttctttttaagctGCGACacatggaaaaagtactaataaAGCTGAAGTGAAAATAAGACTTCGGTAGAtgatattgaaataaaataaatgatcacCCAGTCCTAGATTaaacatgtcttttttttttgacataacatgtttttttatcttttattaataaCAACAAGGTCAACTTGGCTGTCTACAAGAAGTATACCATTAAAGGAGACCTACAAAATATGGTTCTCTCCAAAGACACCCAGTGCTCTTATACATACCGTAACTACATGGGTACACCGAAAGAAAATAAGGGATCGGAGACAACTCCTTAATGAGCAAAGCTCATCTCTAACCCGTAAAAAGCTCTCCTATTTCTCTTCCTCCAAATGACCCACATCAAAGCAAAGGAGTAACGTCCCAAGCATTGTGTCTTCTTTTCCTAGCTCCACTCTTCCAGCTGAAGATCAACTCCTTCTCAGATCTTGCCCAAGAAACACCAAATCATCTAAAGATGTCCTCCCATAACCTCGTAGCTAATTTGTCATGTAACAGAATATGGTCCAGCTCATCACCCGCCTCCTTCGAAAGGAAGCACTAGCTCATGGCTACAACCTTTCGCTTCTTAAAATTCTCCACCGTCAAAATCACTCCTCTAGTAGCTACCTACGTGAAGAAGCACACCTTCCTAAGCATCCTAGGAATCCAGACCGAAATATGTGGTAACGTCTCTGCCCTAACCAGAAGTCTCTCATAGAAGGACTTAATTGAGAAGGAATAGTTATTTCTCCAGaacaaaacatgctaaaacCACTGCGATAAGTTTTGGTTAAGAGGAGAAGAAAGACATATGGGCTTGAGGGTTCTCGTTCTTAAACGTGGAAGCATTTTGGTGGAAGAAATCAGAAATGACCCATAATATCCTTCCAGTAGCTAGCACGACAGTAGTTACCTTCATCATCTTGCCTATTGATGCATCCAAGAAGTCTGGGAGCGATAGTAGTCTAAGTGTGTGCCCCTGCAGAATCAACAGGTAAATGCAAACATTAAGCTCAGAGAACAAGTTTTACATTAAAGCAGTTTCTTTCAACTCACCGTTGGTGCTGTATCAAAAACTATGCGAGAGAAGGCACTATACTCCTTCGATTCAAGAAATTGCATGACCTGCAGAACCATCCTATAGTCAAAGAGACTGGAATAAGGTTACAATAAGGACAGTTGTTTATGTGAGCGGTACTGATAACAATCTAACTGAAAAACAGAATTGAACACTCATTTAACATGCCTTTGAAATTGCGATAGCCTCATCTAGACCAGGTGGAGGAGTGTCCAACAGCTCTCCAAGTTTTAGTTCTCCCAACTATCACAAGTTAATAACAGCAGGGTCAAGTATAACAAGGAGTGTTTCAAACATCATAATTCACAGATTGACAAAATCAGAACTTCGTTTAATCAGTTGCTCTGTCAGCAGCTGCAGTAAAGAAATGAACTTGAACCTGAACTTAGCATGTCATACAAAGTTTACAGGTTTTACTTACTGAATCAACAACCAAAAAGACATAACGAATTGCTTAAAGGTCTACGATTACATCAGACACAGTTAATTGGGTAGTTGTATAGTAGGAGACGAGGAGAAACCAAGACTACGCATGGACAGTGGTCGTATGGTAGAGTGtataataaaaacattgaataGGGTGTATTAGTAATGATGGAATTATTTCATATCCACTGTTTGGTTTGGTGTATTGAGGGCAATTCTGTCTTTACCCATGCTTATCCAAGTATTAATAGCCCTTTTATTACTATATCATGGTTCACTATGTATTACTTATACACCCTATAATACTGAATAGGGTGTAAACTAATTTATGTATTGGATTTTCTAATACATTCTGCCAAACGACCCTGCAAGACCATAGAAAGAGAGGGATATATtagggaaaaaaataactattgaAACATTTTGCTTGTTGATGTCACCTGCTCAGCAAGCATTCCGAGGCCCATGCTGTCCATAATATTTTTGACACCTTTGTCACCATGTAGTTGGCTCGCTGCGCGGAACTCTTCCCTTGTTCTCTCAGGGCTTATCTATTTAAATataagtttattttatgattattcgtCCTAAACAAGTAGATACTTTACTTCAATACCAACAACGAAATAATAAGAACAAGATACCTCTAGTGCATATAATGGAGAATCCACTCCTTGAACCGGAACAAGTGCCCCTCCAGTCAAATTCTACATAAAGCAGAAAACGTTGTAACAACAAACCCAGTCTGTTCCCACAAGTGTAGTATGGGGAGGGTAGAACGTAcgcaaaccttacccctacctttgagaaggtagagaggttgtttatGAAAGAACCCTCTGCTGAGAAAACAGTGAAAAAGAGGCACAGCAACaaagagaaacaacaaaaagatAATAAGATACTGAAAAAACAATGCAGTGATATAAATCTAAAGCACAAAACATAATGTAAGTTAATTTCTCTTATGACAGAGTTTAAGAAGAGAAATATGCAGTAGGTACCTGATCAAACGAATCACTCAAAGAGTGAGCAGGATCAGTTGAAACAACAAGAGTCGGATGACCATGGTTTGCAAATTTTACTGCTAGAGAAGCAGCACAGCTAGTCTTCCCCACACCTCCCTTCCCTCCTAACATGAAATACTTCCGTTGTGTCCCACTAACCATCTCATTGAATCCAACAAAAGCTTCAGTAGGAGTAGTAACTGCCCTCACTACAAAGATGAGAGGAACTTAAGTAATACTCAagcatttctttaaaaaaaatttaaaaattgtatgTATAATGTTCAGAACATTGTGTCATGTTTTTTTTCAATCGATTCGAGCTGGCATTTACTGCTTACTGTTATATGCTAAAGCAGCTGTACAGGGACTTGTTTCACATATATTAGTCCTAACTTTTACGAAACAATTTCTACACTAGACAGGTTAACTTTACATGAAAACTCTGCTGGAATTGACAGTATGTTTTAGAGCAACACACAAACAAACTAGAAAAACATGGTATCATATGTTGATTGGAACTAAATTCTGGAAAAGGTTTCTACAAATCTAGTGCAGTTTTATCGCATTCTTCCACTATTGATCTCAAATAAACACCTAAGCCGAATCAGGATTATTGGCTTCTCTTTTagataaaagaacaaaaaactaATGTTGAATCATTCACTACTTGGAAATTGTGATTCTCAACTCTGAATTCACTATGGGAATAAAGGTTTGTTCTTTAAGTTCTTTACATGGAAAACCACTTGCATTTATTTGCACACACTAGTATCCagcctttttcttcttgtttttttaattgtggTGTCCAGGTTAATTTGCGGGCACCTTGACTTATTCCA
The DNA window shown above is from Solanum lycopersicum chromosome 11, SLM_r2.1 and carries:
- the LOC101267482 gene encoding ATPase GET3B, producing MAMASLFHQSSKTHFYFALANVSRRSFSTLTTSFNSRTFKPLFQVRAVTTPTEAFVGFNEMVSGTQRKYFMLGGKGGVGKTSCAASLAVKFANHGHPTLVVSTDPAHSLSDSFDQNLTGGALVPVQGVDSPLYALEISPERTREEFRAASQLHGDKGVKNIMDSMGLGMLAEQLGELKLGELLDTPPPGLDEAIAISKVMQFLESKEYSAFSRIVFDTAPTGHTLRLLSLPDFLDASIGKMMKLKKKIASATSALKSMFNKGEPQRDDASDKLEQLRERMAKVRDLFRDSETTEFIIVTIPTVMAINESSRLCASLKKESVSVRKLIVNQVLPPSTSECKFCVMRRKDQMRALETITKDPELASLKIIQAPLVDVEIRGVAGLKFMGDLVWK